From one Brachypodium distachyon strain Bd21 chromosome 4, Brachypodium_distachyon_v3.0, whole genome shotgun sequence genomic stretch:
- the LOC112268944 gene encoding uncharacterized protein LOC112268944: MNKRLGAFKGLLGMYKKLEASHEALKVERESQTRDNAQVEELLKCVSELQDEKTRLAEQHQKEISQLQAEITAQAKAHKTEVNQLTSALSAREDEKTRLEDEVKKSREAVAALETRGTVAELEDAEKAGLINALQRDIIKIYTMLTKFFPLSVKHAEATVTKARKKRDLEVAAGAPFEWDLEDHLVSIACRVKPLKSFGIDMVDACLQLFKALWPGEEVPVEIPDLARRLSEGPTCWMSGENLLHVSEPTRLCRSYSSGTAALTSMCSRLCTPTPVISRTRSWWLSAGKGHIPSYHMPTCISL, from the exons ATGAATAAACGCTTAGGAGCCTTCAAAGGGCTGTTGGGCATGTATAAGAAGTTGGAGGCATCGCACGAGGCCTTGAAGGTGGAGCGCGAGAGCCAGA CCAGAGATAACGCTCAAGTGGAAGAGCTGTTAAAATGCGTCTCTGAGCTACAAG atgagaagactcggctagCCGAGCAACACCAGAAGGAGATCTCTCAGCTGCAGGCTGAGATCACTGCGCAAGCCAAGGCGCATAAGACTGAGGTGAACcaactcacctcggccctctctgCTCGAGAGGATGAGAAGACCCGTCTGGAAGACGAGGTCAAGAAAAGCAGAGAGGCCGTTGCCGCACTTGAGACTCGCGGGACAGTCGCCGAgttggaggatgccgagaaggCGGGCCTGATCAATGCTCTCCAGCGTGACATTATCAAAATTTATACCATGCTGACAA AATTCTTCCCCTTATCCGTCAAGCATGCCGAAGCTACCGTGACAAAGGCTCGCAAAAAGAGGGACTTGgaagtggcggcgggggcgccaTTTGAGTGGGACTTGGAGGACCACCTGGTGAGCATTGCTTGCCGGGTGAAGCCTCTCAAGTCCTTCGGCATTGACATGGTGGATGCTTGCCTCCAGCTCTTCAAAGCTTTGTGGCCCGGGGAAGAGGTGCCTGTGGAGATCCCGGACTTGGCAAGGCGGCTGTCCGAGGGCCCGACCTGCTGGATGAGTGGCGAGAATCTGCTGCACGTGTCGGAGCCGACGAGGCTTTGTCGTTCGTACTCTTCTGGTACGGCGGCATTAACCTCGATGTGCTCCAGACTATGCACGCCGACTCCCGTTATCTCTCGGACCCGGAGCTGGTGGCTAAGCGCCGGGAAAGGGCATATTCCTTCATACCATATGCCGACGTGCATAAGTTTGTAG
- the LOC100840059 gene encoding CBL-interacting protein kinase 16: MARGPEGGEGERKLVLGKYELGRMLGQGSFAKVYYGRDLRDGQSVAIKVIDKARLRRTEGMVEQLRREISIMRMVRHPNVVGIREVLASRERVFVVMEYARGGELFAKVSRGRLTEDAARRYFQQLVAAVGFCHSRGVAHRDLKPENLLLDDEGRLKVTDFGLAALPEQLRQDGLLHTQCGTPAYVAPEVLRKRGYDGARADLWSCGVVLYVLLCGFLPFQHDNYVKMYQKIFKGEYQMPPWVSGDARRLIARLLVVDPAKRISVPEIMRTPWFKKGFVPPAPSSAPVSPRKWEDADADADAGVPVDGNISPRTCNAFQLISSMSSGFDLSGLFESEQKASTVFTSHAPAAAVFEKLEAVGQALGYSTARGKGWRIRMEAKAGGVHGRLAVTAEVFEVAADVTVVEFAHDAGDALDFNRFCAEDVRPGLAGIVWAWQGDTPAALI, encoded by the coding sequence atggcgagAGGGCCggaaggcggcgagggggaGAGGAAGCTGGTGCTGGGCAAGTACGAGCTGGGGAGGATGCTGGGACAAGGGTCGTTCGCCAAGGTGTACTACGGCCGCGACCTCCGCGACGGGCAGAGCGTGGCCATCAAGGTGATCGACAAGGCCCGGCTGCGGCGGACGGAGGGCATGGTGGAGCAGCTCCGCAGGGAGATCTCCATCATGCGGATGGTGCGCCACCCGAACGTGGTCGGCATCAGGGAGGTCCTCGCCAGCCGCGAGCGCGTCTTCGTCGTCATGGAGTACGCCCGGGGCGGCGAGCTCTTCGCCAAGGTGTCCCGCGGGCGGCTCACGGAggacgcggcgcggcggtACTTCCAGCAGCTGGTGGCCGCCGTCGGGTTCTGCCACAGCCGTGGCGTCGCGCACCGGGACCTCAAGCCCGAGAACCTCCTGCTGGACGACGAAGGCCGGCTCAAGGTCACCGATTTCGGGCTCGCCGCCCTGCCCGAGCAGCTGCGCCAAGACGGGCTACTCCACACGCAGTGCGGGACGCCCGCGTACGTGGCCCCCGAGGTGCTCAGGAAGCGCGGCTACGACGGGGCCCGCGCCGACCTGTGGTCGTGCGGCGTCGTGCTCTACGTGCTGCTCTGCGGGTTCCTCCCGTTCCAGCACGACAACTACGTCAAGATGTACCAGAAGATCTTCAAGGGGGAGTACCAGATGCCGCCATGGGTGTCCGgcgacgcgcgccgcctcATCGCGCGCCTGCTCGTCGTCGACCCCGCCAAGCGCATCTCCGTCCCGGAGATCATGCGCACGCCCTGGTTCAAGAAGGGATTCGTGCCGCCGGCCCCTTCCTCCGCCCCTGTCTCGCCCAGGAAATGGGAGgacgccgatgccgatgccgatgccggcgtGCCCGTCGATGGCAACATCTCGCCGCGGACGTGCAACGCGTTCCAGCTCATATCGTCCATGTCCTCCGGGTTCGACCTGTCGGGGCTGTTCGAGAGCGAGCAGAAGGCCTCCACGGTGTTCACGTCCcacgcgccggcggccgccgtgtTCGAGAAGCTGGAGGCCGTGGGCCAGGCGCTCGGGTACAGCACCGCGAGAGGGAAAGGGTGGAGGATCAGGATGGAGGCCAAGGCCGGCGGAGTCCACGGGCGGCTCGCGGTAACCGCCGAGGTGTTCGAGGTGGCCGCGGACGTGACCGTGGTCGAGTTCGCGCAcgacgccggcgacgcgcTCGACTTCAACAGGTTCTGCGCCGAGGACGTGCGCCCCGGGCTCGCGGGCATTGTCTGGGCGTGGCAGGGCGACACGCCGGCCGCCCTCATCTGA
- the LOC100840569 gene encoding putative CBL-interacting protein kinase 27, producing MEDSASAAAAEEKKKNYVLQGRYELGRVLGYGNFGRVHAARDLRTGRGVAVKVVAKDKVERAGMSEQMKREIAVMKMVSHPNIVELHEVMATRSKIYLALELVRGGELFARVSRAGRLREDVARRYFRQLVSAVDFCHGRGVYHRDLKPENLLLDEAGNLKVADFGLSALAGHARPDGLLHTACGTPAYVAPEVLGGGGYDGAKADLWSCGVILYVLLVGALPFQDENLMSMYRKMQRGDFLCPSWISRDARKLIGRLLDPKPSSRITVAGLIESPWFKKTSIPSPPLEPAPPAAARGNGNGNGDDKDEPPEALNAFHLISLSAGFDLSPLFEQEPSSGREARGGAMRFATREPASGVISRLEGLATGGAMRVTKSGARGVRLEGAERGRKGRLAVAAEIFSVAPSVLVVDVKKDGGDTMEYRSFCSEELRPALKDIVWAAAAAADPPGAT from the coding sequence ATGGAGGAttcggcttcggcggcggcggcggaggagaagaagaagaattacGTGCTGCAGGGGAGGTACGAGCTGGGCCGCGTGCTTGGCTACGGCAACTTCGGGCGGGTGCACGCGGCGCGCGACCTGCGCACGGGCCGCGGCGTGGCGGTCAAAGTGGTGGCCAAGGACAAGGTGGAGCGCGCCGGCATGTCGGAGCAGATGAAGCGTGAGATCGCGGTGATGAAGATGGTGTCCCACCCCAACATCGTGGAGCTCCACGAGGTGATGGCCACGCGGTCCAAGATCTACCTGGCCCTGGAGCTggtccgcggcggcgagctcttcGCCAGGGTCTCCCGCGCGGGCCGGCTCCGGGAGGACGTCGCCCGGCGCTACTTCCGCCAGCTCGTCTCCGCCGTCGACTTCTGCCACGGCCGCGGGGTGTACCACCGCGACCTCAAGCCCGAGAACCTGCTCCTCGACGAGGCCGGGAACCTCAAGGTGGCTGATTTTGGGCTCAGCGCGCTCGCCGGCCACGCCCGCCCCGACGGGCTCCTCCACACCGCGTGCGGCACGCCGGCGTACGTGGCGCCCGAGGTCCTCGGCGGGGGCGGCTACGACGGCGCCAAGGCCGACCTCTGGTCCTGCGGCGTCATCCTCTACGTGCTCCTCGTCGGCGCCCTGCCGTTCCAGGACGAGAACCTCATGTCCATGTACCGCAAGATGCAGCGCGGCGACTTCCTCTGCCCGTCGTGGATATCCAGGGACGCCCGGAAGCTGATCGGCAGATTGCTCGACCCGAAGCCCAGCAGCCGCATCACAGTGGCGGGCCTGATCGAGTCGCCGTGGTTCAAGAAGACGTCCATTCCGAGCCCCCCCTTGGAGCCCGCGCCACCAGCGGCCGCGCGCGGGaacggcaacggcaacggAGACGACAAGGACGAGCCGCCCGAGGCGCTGAACGCGTTCCACCTGATATCCCTTTCCGCGGGCTTCGACCTGTCGCCGCTGTTCGAGCAGGAGCCGTCGTCGGGGCGGGAGGCGCGCGGGGGCGCCATGCGGTTCGCGACGCGGGAGCCCGCCAGCGGCGTGATCTCGCGGCTGGAAGGGCTGGCGACCGGCGGGGCCATGCGCGTGACCAagagcggcgcgcgcggggtgAGGCTGGAGGGCGCCGAGCGCGGGCGCAAGGGGCGGctcgcggtggcggcggagatcTTCAGCGTGGCGCCGTCCGTGCTCGTGGTCGACGTCAAgaaggacggcggcgacaCCATGGAGTACCGCTCCTTCTGCAGCGAGGAGCTCCGCCCGGCTCTCAAGGACATCGtctgggccgccgccgccgccgccgacccccctGGCGCCACCTGA